In the Spirochaetia bacterium 38H-sp genome, TGAGAGTATTATAGTGGTTTGCAATGCCAAACCACTGCAGGGTAGCTGCAAGCACGGGAGGAGCATAAGCCGCATCCACCATGCCTGTCTGTAGAGCAGAAAGAACCTCGTTTTGTGGGATTGGTACTACATTAAAACCAAACTCTTTAAAAGTCTGATTCATCTCTGGCTCATCGGGATAGCTTCTCAATTTGAGAGCCCTTAACTCCTCCGGACTGTATGCTGGTGTTCTTGTAAAAAAAGATACCCATCCTGCCAATTGCCAGGCTACAGGAACCATACCCTTATCTTCAAGAAGTTTGCTCCACCTTGGACCCATCCTTTCTAGAAGATATATTACTTCCTCATCTGTTTGAGTTATTAGAGGAAGTCCCATTGTCATAAGCTCCGGTTCTATCTTATTGAGACCAACAGAACTGAGTACAGCGCCCTGAAGTTGTCCTAGTCTCATCTTTCTTATGACATCTATCTCATCCCCGGCTATGCCTCCCGGATATATCTTTACCACAATCTTTCCATCAGATATCTCATACCATTTTTTTGCTATCTGTCGCATAGCATCGTCCCAAGGAGTATTTGCAGGCGCAAGACTTGCTATCTTTATGGTAAGCCCCCATGAAGGGAGTAACATAACAAACAGGAGAAGAAAGACAATCGAATACTTTATTCTTTTCATATGAGAAACTCCTTATATAAATATATCATCAACAGTCTTTATCAGCCATATAGCTGTTTCTCTTGCAACCTCATTCTCCAGTCTGTATTCTGGATACTTTTCCGTATCAATTTCCAGCGCTTTT is a window encoding:
- the dctP gene encoding TRAP transporter substrate-binding protein DctP — encoded protein: MKRIKYSIVFLLLFVMLLPSWGLTIKIASLAPANTPWDDAMRQIAKKWYEISDGKIVVKIYPGGIAGDEIDVIRKMRLGQLQGAVLSSVGLNKIEPELMTMGLPLITQTDEEVIYLLERMGPRWSKLLEDKGMVPVAWQLAGWVSFFTRTPAYSPEELRALKLRSYPDEPEMNQTFKEFGFNVVPIPQNEVLSALQTGMVDAAYAPPVLAATLQWFGIANHYNTLRFAPVVGGLVIDKRTWNRIPQEYREDFIKAASEVAKDLNDKVIEVDKKAIEIMKQNGLIVHEATEKEIQEWQSLAKKGLDRLADNLFSRELYEEVLAVIKEYREKK